GCGATAATCTTATCTTATCTGGCATACTTTAAATGATAATCCTTGTTAACTGATACTTTCTCTAATAATGCCTCGTTAAAAACTAGAAAGAGGACACTCATCCAAATGGAAGTTGTTTTTTGTATGTGTAGGTAATGATCATGATGACTTGTTACTGTAGATTGTTGATTTTGGCTTAAGAGAGCAACTCCAAATGCACTAATTTATGAAAAGGTACAGATTTCAATTAAGGCAATGGTAAAACACGGTCTAGTTCTCAACATGATGGCAATAGGGTTAATTTCGACATTCACAATACTAGTTTCTACAAAAATTCTAATCTGAAAAAAGACAGTTAGTTTATTTGTAAAGTACTAGATGGTCAGGTTATGTACAAAACAATACTTGTTCCTCATGCTGGAACTTCAGCTGGAGATGAAGCATTAAAGCATGCAATATATGCTGCAAAGGATTCATCTAAACTCATAATTTTACACATAGTTGAAGCAATACAATGTCCGCCATCATTTGCATTATCTTCATCAGAACGAGAAGGATTGCTAAAGAGTATTGAAGACGCAAATGAGGAAATGCGAAAAGATATGGAGCAAAAAATGGAAAAATATGCTCAACAGTGTAAAGAAAAAGGTATTGATACCAAAGTTAAAGTGGAAATTGGGGATGCTGCTGAAATAATTTTAGATGTAGTGGAAAAAGAAAAAGTCGATCTAATAGTCATGTCAAAACGAAGAAAGCTCAAAGGAATAAAAAAACTACTTTCGTTGGGAAGCGTTTCACGAAAAGTTGTCGAAAATGTTACTTGCCCTGTTACTTTAATTGATATAGAAAATATTGGATAAGTTCAAACAAAAAAATAGCATTAAAGCAATTAGAGGTATGCAATAGAATTAATCTTCAAAAATTGAGAAATGTTTTTTTAGTTATTCACACATAAGAAATAAAATGATTATTGCTATTCAATAACAAAAGCAATTTTTACATTTGTACGATACTCCGAAATCTTTCCATTTTCGACTTTTGCCTTAAAACTAAGTACGTCTACTGCATGAATGTTTTTCAAGCTCTCGCCGGCTTTACTAATGGCTGATTCTACGGAATCTTCCCAACTTTTGGATGATGTTCCAATGAGTTCTATCAATTTAACTACCAACTAATCACCTCCATTTTCTCAAAATAAGTTAGGATCAAGTTCAATAAAGAAGAGGATGTAAAATATCATTGTTGGTAATTGGATAAGAATTTGTAATCTTTCTCAACATAATTGTAAAAATTTCAATTTCTGATCCTAGTATCAGATATGACAATCTAGATCATTCCTTTATGCTATTTTCACGTAGTACAATACGGATAATAGCCAACTAGAAAGAAAATGATTTGAGCAATCAGATCAGTGTTTGATCTTTGGGTTATTCTATGTCTGGAAGACTGTTATCTATTCCTTAATGCTATGTTCTTGACATTTATTCAAAAATAACTTTTAAAACAATTTGGAGACAACAATTTTTGTCATAATTTTCATGTCTATGTGCAATAATTTTATAGAATGTGAGCGGGAAAACCCAAACCCTTTAGGGTTGGGATGAAAGCGAACACACCACAACTCAAAACAAAACACAATGAAATATTCAAATACAATATGCGTGTAAGAAAACCAATGACATATGGTACCGCAGGAACTGTGGGAACCATCAAAATACAAACGCCTGAATCTGAAAAGATAGACCCCGACACAGGGTTGGGAGAGCCACAACCACAAACGTCTGCGAAAGCAACTTTGAGGCTCGATGAAGCAGGAAGAAGCCACGATGCTTTAGCGAGTGGTAGTTCACTCAAAGATATTTCCATATGACTCAAAAATTATGTGCTAGTTAATTATGAGAACAGGAACTTTGGAGTTCTGCACAAGGGCATTAGATACACTACCCAGTGATGGACCTGTTATCTTGGTTGTCCCTCTACGTCCCATAACAATCATGTCAAATTTTTCCTTTTTTAACAGTTTCAAAATTTCCTCAGACGGATTACCATATAGTATCTTCTGACTAGCAAGTAGCCCTTCTTTAAATGCAGAATGTTTTGCGTCTTTTAGGAATTTTTTTACGTGGCTAATCATTTTTCCTTTGTAGGGTTGGATAATTTTGGCCATTGCATTGTGATATGAAATTACATGAACCACAGTCAATGTCCCCCTTGACAGTTTTGCCAATGCAACTGCGTTACTTAATGCCCGCTTTGAATTTTCAGAATTGTCAAAAGGTACAAGAATATTTGTAAATGTTTTTGCCATTACTAAAAAATTCTAATCCTTTGATAAATAATCTCAAGATGAATATCAATCATGGAAATCATAAAATACAACTTAAGATCATGTTTGTAATGTTTTTCAATGTCCGACAGAGTATTCATCGAATCTTTACAAAACATTCCTACATTCAAAAAAAAGTTTGAAATCGTAGAAAGAAAAGGACTTGGACATCCAGATACGATTTGTGATCTAATCATGAATCAAATATCAATAGATTTATCAAAACTATATCTCAAAGAGACAGGTATAGTTCAACATCATAACATGGACAAAGCATTGTTGGTGGCAGGACAAAGTGAAAACAACTTTGGAGGTGGCATAATCTCAAAACCCATGAAGATGATTTTGGGGGATCGTGCAACTTTTGATGTAGGGGAGAAAAAACTTCCGATTGGGGATTTTGCCATACAAACCGCAAAGGAATGGTTTGAAAAAAATTTAAGATTTGTAAATGATGAACATGTTGAATATCAGGTGGAAATTGGTGTTGCATCAAAAGAGTTGCGCTCCATTTTTGAAAATCCTGGTTCTTTTGTATCAAATGACACATCAGTACTTGTAGGTTATGCCCCTTTCACCGAAACAGAATCAATTGTACTTGACACAGAACAATACATAAACTCTAAAGAATTCAAAGAAATGTTTCCAGAATCTGGAGAAGATGTCAAGGTGTTGGGATTCAGGAATTCTGATCATGTTGATCTTACCATTGCAATGGCTTTTGTGGATAGATTCATCTCAACTGAGACTCAATACTTTCAAAGAAAAGATGAAATGCTTAAAGAAATTAATGAATTTCTTTACAAAACACACAGTATGAAGATCACTTCTAGCATGAATTGTTTGGATTCTAAAAATAAGGGAATCTCTGGTCTGTATATGACAGTTCTAGGTACTTCTGCAGACAGTGCAGATTCTGGTCAGGTCGGGAGGGGAAATATGGCTAGCCGTGTAATTTCTCCAAGCAGGCCTGCTGGTGCAGAAGCTACTGCAGGAAAGAATCCTGTAAGTCACATTGGA
This genomic window from Nitrosopumilus ureiphilus contains:
- a CDS encoding universal stress protein encodes the protein MYKTILVPHAGTSAGDEALKHAIYAAKDSSKLIILHIVEAIQCPPSFALSSSEREGLLKSIEDANEEMRKDMEQKMEKYAQQCKEKGIDTKVKVEIGDAAEIILDVVEKEKVDLIVMSKRRKLKGIKKLLSLGSVSRKVVENVTCPVTLIDIENIG
- a CDS encoding methionine adenosyltransferase; the protein is MSDRVFIESLQNIPTFKKKFEIVERKGLGHPDTICDLIMNQISIDLSKLYLKETGIVQHHNMDKALLVAGQSENNFGGGIISKPMKMILGDRATFDVGEKKLPIGDFAIQTAKEWFEKNLRFVNDEHVEYQVEIGVASKELRSIFENPGSFVSNDTSVLVGYAPFTETESIVLDTEQYINSKEFKEMFPESGEDVKVLGFRNSDHVDLTIAMAFVDRFISTETQYFQRKDEMLKEINEFLYKTHSMKITSSMNCLDSKNKGISGLYMTVLGTSADSADSGQVGRGNMASRVISPSRPAGAEATAGKNPVSHIGKIYNALSFKIANEIHHNVSSLEEVFVWMYNVIGKPVNEPQAVVVQPISRKELDNIEKNQINEIVDRNLQTINEFCNELISGKHHVV
- a CDS encoding universal stress protein, translated to MAKTFTNILVPFDNSENSKRALSNAVALAKLSRGTLTVVHVISYHNAMAKIIQPYKGKMISHVKKFLKDAKHSAFKEGLLASQKILYGNPSEEILKLLKKEKFDMIVMGRRGTTKITGPSLGSVSNALVQNSKVPVLIIN
- a CDS encoding dodecin family protein, whose protein sequence is MVVKLIELIGTSSKSWEDSVESAISKAGESLKNIHAVDVLSFKAKVENGKISEYRTNVKIAFVIE